One genomic window of Anguilla anguilla isolate fAngAng1 chromosome 13, fAngAng1.pri, whole genome shotgun sequence includes the following:
- the cpne1 gene encoding copine-1 isoform X3 has protein sequence MAAQCVTKIELSVSCNNLIDKDVGSKSDPLCVLLQSSGDDKWSELGRTERINNCQDPEFSTKLSVDYYFEKVQKLKFGVYDIDNKSVDLSDDDYLGGFECSLGQVVSSKKLTRPLELKKGKPAGKGTITIAAEEIKDNRAVVLEVEAQNLDKKDTFGKSDPFLEFFKQGDDGKWQLVHRTEVIKNNLNPTWKKFTVALQTFCNSDMSKPIKVHCSDYDSDGSHDLIGIFETNVSELQKAGQGSPVQFDCIHPQKKQKKKSYKNSGVVRIKSCKIEQQFTFLDYVMGGCQINFTVGIDFTGSNGDPRSPESLHFLSPDGLNQYLAAIWSVGQVVQDYDTDKLFPAFGFGAQIPPDFKVSHEFALNFNPNSPYCQGVQGIVEAYRMALPQVRLYGPTNFSPIINHVARIASGGAQQSNASQYFVLLIITDGEITDLDQTRQAIVESSRLPMSIIIVGVGQADFKAMEVLDGDNGVLKSLTGEPVARDIVQFVPFRDFLKAPKEALAQTVLAEVPSQLVSYFKMRNLGPVNPPNPVSH, from the exons atgGCTGCTCAATGTGTGACCAAAATCGAGCTCTCCGTCTCTTGCAACAATCTCATTGATAAAGATGTGGGTTCAAAGTCAGACCCGTTGTGCGTTCTACTCCAAAGCTCCGGAGACGACAAATGGTCCGAG CTGGGTCGCACTGAGAGAATCAATAACTGCCAGGACCCCGAGTTTTCAACAAAGCTGTCTGTGGATTACTACTTTGAGAAGGTGCAGAAGCTGAAGTTTGGCGTCTATGATATCGACAACAAGTCCGTCGACCTGAGCGATGACGACTACCTTGGGGGCTTTGAGTGCTCTCTGGGTCAG GTAGTTTCCAGTAAGAAGCTTACCAGGCCACTGGAGCTGAAGAAAGGAAAACCTGCTGGCAAAGGCACAATCACA ATAGCGGCTGAGGAGATAAAGGACAACAGAGCCGTAGTGTTGGAGGTTGAAGCGCAAAACCTTGATAAGAAG GACACCTTTGGGAAATCGGATCCATTCCTGGAGTTTTTTAAGCAAGGGGACGATGGCAAATGGCAGCTGGTCCACAGAACTGAA gtaattaaaaataatctaaatcCTACCTGGAAAAAGTTCACGGTCGCTCTTCAAACGTTTTGCAACAGCGACATGAGCAAGCCCATCAAG GTCCATTGCTCTGACTATGATAGCGATGGTTCTCATGACCTTATCGGTATTTTTGAAACTAACGTGTCTGAGCTGCAGAAAGCCGGCCAAGGCTCGCCG GTGCAATTTGACTGTATTCACCCTcaaaagaagcagaagaagaagagttaCAAAAACTCTGGAGTGGTCAGGATAAAGTCCTGTAAG ATCGAACAGCAGTTCACCTTCCTGGATTATGTGATGGGCGGCTGCCAGATCAATTTCACA GTGGGGATTGACTTTACGGGCTCCAACGGGGACCCCCGCTCCCCCGAGTCGCTGCACTTCCTGAGTCCGGACGGGCTGAACCAGTACCTGGCCGCCATCTGGTCCGTGGGCCAGGTGGTGCAGGACTACGACAC TGATAAACTTTTCCCAGCCTTTGGATTCGGCGCTCAGATACCTCCGGACTTTAAG GTGTCCCACGAATTTGCGTTGAACTTCAACCCAAACAGCCCCTACTGCCAAG GGGTGCAGGGGATTGTGGAAGCCTATCGCATGGCCCTGCCCCAGGTCCGGCTGTACGGCCCCACAAACTTCTCCCCCATCATAAACCACGTGGCCCGAATCGCCTCGGGTGGAGCACAGCAGAGCAACGCTTCG CAATACTTTGTGCTGCTGATCATCACCGACGGCGAGATCACAGACCTGGACCAGACGCGGCAGGCCATCGTGGAGAGCTCGCGGCTGCCCATGTCCATCATCATCGTGGGCGTCGGCCAGGCCGACTTCAAGGCCATGGAGGTCCTGGACGGGGACAACGGCGTGCTCAAGTCCCTGACCGGGGAGCCGGTGGCCCGCGACATCGTGCAGTTTGTGCCTTTCAGGGACTTCCTCAAG GCTCCCAAAGAGGCTCTTGCTCAGACTGTTCTGGCCGAGGTCCCCAGTCAGCTGGTCTCTTACTTCAAGATGCGCAATCTGGGCCCTGTAAACCCGCCAAACCCAGTCTCTCACTGA